Proteins encoded together in one Sphingomonas radiodurans window:
- a CDS encoding helix-turn-helix domain-containing protein, with the protein MDLVQLLGTNVRRQRKLKGMSQEELSLEAGMKRSYVSDLERGTRNPSVRALGRLADALGVEPALLLRPGE; encoded by the coding sequence ATGGATCTGGTGCAACTCCTCGGCACGAACGTGCGTCGTCAGCGTAAGCTGAAGGGGATGTCGCAGGAGGAGCTGTCGCTGGAAGCCGGCATGAAGCGCAGCTACGTCAGCGATCTTGAGCGAGGCACTAGGAACCCGTCGGTGCGGGCCCTCGGTCGGCTGGCTGATGCGTTGGGCGTGGAGCCGGCATTATTGCTGCGTCCAGGCGAGTGA
- a CDS encoding DUF805 domain-containing protein, which yields MVDQNALKSIEELHRLKTEGVISEDDYEKAKERLLFGAKPAAPGAGLASILPTAGPVPRPAEDDHIGWITLAIRRYADFTGRSSRKEFWMFQLVFVAIAMIAFAGGIDLFAGTGGIGGLTLVLTWLALSALIVPLLAVEVRRLREHVRDHPADPRRCRPAGRSLPPSNRRHTVKAATPFFTVLLVLAVAQILTKALVIVLLILGLLGAFALPRQTFGLIALFGLVTLAQQKPAYCIAALGAIGVVIVITDRRQPTSMPPPLLTDQREGR from the coding sequence ATGGTCGATCAGAACGCATTGAAAAGCATCGAGGAGTTGCATCGCCTCAAGACCGAGGGCGTCATCTCCGAAGACGACTATGAGAAGGCAAAGGAGCGGCTGCTGTTCGGTGCCAAGCCGGCGGCTCCCGGTGCCGGCCTCGCCTCGATCCTTCCCACTGCCGGGCCGGTGCCGCGCCCCGCCGAAGACGATCACATCGGTTGGATCACACTGGCGATCAGGCGGTATGCCGACTTTACAGGTCGCTCCTCCCGCAAAGAGTTCTGGATGTTCCAGCTCGTATTCGTCGCCATCGCGATGATCGCGTTCGCCGGCGGTATCGATCTGTTTGCCGGCACCGGTGGGATTGGCGGCCTGACGCTGGTGCTGACTTGGCTGGCGCTGTCGGCGCTGATCGTCCCTCTGCTCGCAGTAGAGGTGCGACGGCTACGGGAGCACGTTCGCGACCATCCTGCTGATCCCCGACGATGCCGGCCCGCTGGCCGATCTTTGCCGCCGTCAAACCGGAGACACACTGTGAAAGCAGCAACCCCGTTCTTTACTGTCCTACTGGTTCTGGCGGTCGCGCAGATCCTCACGAAGGCACTGGTCATAGTACTCTTGATCCTTGGGCTGCTCGGCGCCTTCGCGCTGCCGCGTCAAACGTTCGGGCTGATCGCTTTGTTCGGACTGGTCACGCTCGCTCAGCAGAAGCCAGCCTACTGCATCGCCGCGCTGGGCGCGATCGGCGTCGTCATCGTTATAACCGATCGGCGCCAGCCGACATCCATGCCACCGCCGCTCCTGACCGACCAGCGGGAGGGGCGTTGA
- a CDS encoding sensor histidine kinase produces MRRVIREPSITRRLTRSLAIVGGLGALLLLVVIGIEYRLSFSHLSGGDAVELALHELAEHVLLPMAVLIIPMALAGRWAIRRAMEPLRIAAEEIDARTCEVRGVRVSASALPQEARPFAEAINRTLERVDHAASMHEAFAADIAHELRTPLTLLSLELDSLDAPQAAQLREDVAQMRRLIDQLMLLAQVEADAASQTSPSRVDLTDLSGDVVARMAPIALDRAVNLELVSEAPVWTSGRREAIGAALRNLLENALRVTPEGGTIVVRVTSDGTIAVRDEGPGLDAASLAALVQRHRRADHASRDGAGLGLAIVDRIMKAHGGTLSAAPDHREIRLNLPVSG; encoded by the coding sequence ATGCGGCGCGTGATCCGGGAGCCATCGATCACCCGCCGCCTGACGCGCAGCCTGGCAATCGTCGGAGGCCTCGGCGCGCTGCTGCTGCTCGTCGTGATCGGAATCGAATACCGACTGTCGTTCAGCCATCTGTCGGGCGGCGACGCGGTTGAGCTGGCACTGCACGAACTTGCCGAGCACGTCTTGTTGCCGATGGCTGTCCTGATCATCCCCATGGCATTGGCCGGACGCTGGGCAATCCGCCGTGCCATGGAACCGTTGCGGATCGCGGCGGAAGAAATCGACGCCCGCACTTGCGAGGTGCGCGGTGTTCGGGTTTCGGCCAGCGCTCTGCCGCAGGAGGCGCGTCCATTCGCCGAGGCGATCAACCGCACGCTTGAACGCGTCGATCATGCCGCCTCCATGCACGAGGCCTTTGCCGCAGATATCGCGCATGAACTGCGCACGCCGCTGACACTGTTGTCGCTCGAACTCGACAGCCTGGACGCGCCCCAAGCGGCGCAGTTGCGGGAAGACGTCGCCCAGATGCGGCGTCTGATCGATCAGCTGATGCTGCTGGCGCAGGTCGAGGCCGACGCCGCATCGCAAACGTCACCGAGTCGAGTCGATCTGACCGATCTGTCCGGCGACGTGGTCGCGCGAATGGCACCCATTGCCCTCGACCGCGCCGTGAACCTTGAGCTTGTTTCCGAAGCGCCCGTCTGGACCTCAGGCCGCCGCGAGGCAATCGGAGCCGCACTCCGAAATTTGTTGGAAAATGCGCTGCGCGTGACGCCGGAAGGCGGAACGATCGTCGTGCGCGTCACGTCCGACGGGACGATCGCGGTGCGCGACGAAGGCCCTGGACTGGATGCGGCATCCCTGGCGGCGCTGGTCCAACGGCATCGTCGCGCCGATCACGCCAGCCGGGACGGCGCAGGGCTTGGCCTGGCGATCGTCGATCGCATCATGAAGGCGCACGGCGGCACGCTGAGCGCCGCCCCGGATCACCGCGAAATCCGACTGAACCTGCCCGTGTCAGGCTGA
- a CDS encoding virulence-associated E family protein has translation MDFPDPPAPRSDRPPATIANVDCLLKHARITVRYNEVSKRDEIEIPGRAGSRDNVDNVTLTHIVSLAAEYHMPTGNVPGFVEAIANRDAYNPVRDWIISRPWDGIDRLSLVYATVVAQEGYPENLKATLLRKWLRSIAAAATRDSFRSRGVLTLQGPQGIGKSSWIKSLISDTELADAVIKLGHHMDASNKDSVIGAIGYAIVELGELDSSFKKDLARLKGFLTDDTDRVRRPYDRRESSYPRRTVFAATVNEHQFLQDPTGNTRFWTIPVARLDWQHGIDMQQVFAQLATEVEAGAPWWLPVAMIGVAVSSVRAITNALRLRRIAL, from the coding sequence TTGGACTTCCCGGACCCGCCCGCACCGCGTTCGGACCGGCCGCCGGCGACCATCGCGAACGTCGACTGCCTTCTAAAGCACGCGCGCATCACGGTGCGGTACAATGAAGTTTCGAAGCGCGACGAAATCGAAATTCCCGGACGGGCGGGATCGCGTGATAATGTGGACAATGTGACGCTCACCCATATCGTCAGTCTCGCGGCTGAGTATCACATGCCCACAGGAAACGTGCCGGGGTTCGTCGAGGCCATTGCAAACCGCGACGCCTATAACCCAGTACGAGACTGGATCATCAGTCGCCCCTGGGACGGGATCGACCGGCTCTCCCTCGTGTATGCAACCGTGGTCGCACAGGAAGGATACCCGGAGAACCTAAAGGCAACCCTTCTGCGGAAATGGCTCCGCAGCATAGCAGCCGCTGCAACGCGAGACAGCTTTCGCAGCCGGGGCGTGCTGACCCTTCAGGGGCCGCAGGGAATAGGTAAGTCGAGCTGGATCAAGTCTTTGATCTCCGACACGGAGCTCGCCGACGCGGTGATCAAGCTCGGCCATCACATGGATGCCTCGAACAAAGATTCAGTGATCGGGGCGATCGGGTACGCCATCGTGGAGCTTGGCGAGCTCGATAGTTCGTTCAAAAAGGATCTCGCCCGATTGAAGGGCTTCCTGACGGACGACACTGACCGTGTCCGGCGGCCATACGACCGGCGGGAATCAAGCTATCCCCGCCGCACCGTATTCGCCGCCACGGTAAACGAGCATCAGTTCCTCCAGGACCCGACCGGCAACACACGGTTCTGGACCATACCGGTCGCGAGGCTCGACTGGCAGCACGGTATCGACATGCAACAGGTGTTCGCTCAGCTTGCGACCGAGGTCGAAGCGGGTGCGCCCTGGTGGCTGCCCGTCGCTATGATCGGCGTGGCGGTGTCGTCTGTGCGGGCGATTACCAACGCACTGCGGCTGCGGCGGATCGCCCTTTAG
- a CDS encoding response regulator, translating to MARILIVEDNMRLAGLVATGLRDQGHVCDHVSTLAEATAALATYGFDGIILDLGLPDGDGIDWLRHRAGGEPPALILTARDALEDRVKGLDAGADDYLSKPFAMDELGARLRAMLRRPGARGQTRLLLGNVAFDPATQLAVIATIPQELTRREGALLELLLRRSGEVIRRGVIEDNLYKFDEAVTPNAVEAIVSRLRRRLDDAGADLDLHTVRGVGYILRKCGA from the coding sequence ATGGCCCGCATTCTCATCGTCGAAGACAATATGCGCTTGGCGGGGCTCGTTGCGACCGGGCTGCGTGATCAGGGTCACGTTTGTGACCATGTATCGACGCTTGCGGAGGCAACGGCTGCGCTTGCGACGTATGGCTTCGATGGGATCATTCTCGATCTGGGGCTGCCCGACGGCGACGGCATCGACTGGCTTCGGCATCGTGCAGGCGGGGAGCCACCTGCGCTCATCCTCACGGCGCGCGATGCGCTTGAAGACCGGGTGAAAGGTCTCGATGCAGGTGCCGACGATTATCTCTCCAAACCATTCGCAATGGATGAACTGGGGGCACGCCTGCGGGCGATGTTGCGGCGGCCAGGCGCGCGTGGGCAGACCCGGCTGCTGCTTGGCAACGTCGCGTTCGATCCAGCGACGCAATTGGCGGTGATTGCAACGATCCCGCAGGAATTGACCCGACGAGAAGGCGCGCTGCTCGAACTCCTGCTGCGCCGGAGTGGCGAGGTCATCCGCCGGGGTGTTATCGAGGACAACCTGTACAAGTTCGACGAGGCGGTGACCCCCAACGCTGTGGAGGCGATCGTATCGCGGTTGCGCCGACGACTGGACGACGCAGGCGCCGACCTGGACCTGCATACGGTGCGCGGCGTCGGATACATCCTTCGGAAATGCGGCGCGTGA
- a CDS encoding LysR family transcriptional regulator, whose amino-acid sequence MAGQDDLRIACLDAFVAVAERRTYTAAGKALGSDQSQVTRRVQALERWLGSPLFDGSSPATLSPFGEEFLITAKEVLARLRDSRQCSTPAASTSGFRVSGKNVPIP is encoded by the coding sequence ATGGCCGGGCAGGACGACCTACGGATTGCATGCCTCGACGCGTTCGTGGCCGTAGCGGAGCGGCGCACTTACACGGCTGCGGGAAAGGCGCTTGGGAGCGACCAGTCGCAAGTCACCCGCCGCGTTCAAGCACTCGAACGATGGTTGGGGTCACCGCTGTTCGACGGCTCGTCCCCAGCGACGCTTTCGCCTTTCGGCGAGGAGTTCCTTATCACGGCTAAGGAGGTGCTCGCGCGCTTGCGGGACAGCCGGCAATGCTCAACGCCGGCTGCTTCGACTTCGGGGTTCAGGGTATCTGGGAAAAATGTCCCCATTCCTTAG